One part of the Sneathia vaginalis genome encodes these proteins:
- a CDS encoding ABC transporter substrate-binding protein, translating into MKKILLAIFFVALLFSCAKKAKNDPDRPLKIGVIQFVAHPALDRSLQGFKDSLKKDHKNITFIVKNANGEISTANIIASSFEREHVDLIYAIATPSAQAAMHATTNIPIIFSAVTNPKDAGIVAPNITGVSDYVDIQEQLSMVNKIDKKIKTIGVLYNSSEANSLATVNLLKKACANLNLNLELKSVTQISEVPQAVKYLVTKVDAIYTPTDNLIASVLPIISDEAIAQKKIIIGSEKAHVEAGALITKGIDYFKLGQRAGSMANDILFKNIKVSSIPVATMPLSDISINNDTLKKLGITLPSDLK; encoded by the coding sequence ATGAAAAAGATCTTATTAGCAATCTTTTTTGTAGCTCTGCTTTTTTCCTGTGCGAAAAAAGCCAAAAATGACCCAGATAGACCACTAAAAATAGGTGTAATACAATTTGTAGCACACCCTGCATTAGATAGATCGTTGCAAGGGTTCAAAGATAGCTTAAAAAAAGATCACAAAAACATTACTTTTATTGTAAAAAATGCAAATGGCGAAATAAGCACAGCAAATATTATTGCAAGTTCATTTGAAAGAGAACATGTTGATTTAATATATGCAATAGCAACACCTAGTGCTCAAGCTGCGATGCATGCTACAACGAATATCCCCATAATTTTCTCAGCAGTTACAAATCCAAAAGACGCTGGAATTGTAGCCCCTAATATTACAGGTGTTAGCGATTATGTTGATATACAAGAACAACTATCAATGGTTAATAAAATAGATAAAAAGATTAAGACTATTGGTGTATTATACAATTCATCTGAGGCTAACTCACTTGCAACTGTTAACCTGCTTAAAAAAGCTTGTGCAAATCTAAATCTTAATTTAGAATTAAAAAGTGTAACACAAATAAGTGAAGTGCCACAAGCAGTTAAATATCTTGTAACCAAAGTAGATGCAATTTATACACCTACTGATAATTTAATAGCTTCTGTTTTACCTATAATCTCAGATGAAGCAATAGCTCAAAAAAAGATAATTATAGGTTCAGAAAAAGCACACGTTGAAGCTGGTGCTTTAATAACTAAAGGTATAGACTACTTTAAGTTAGGTCAACGTGCAGGTAGTATGGCAAACGATATATTATTTAAAAACATAAAGGTCTCTAGCATACCTGTTGCTACTATGCCTCTATCTGATATATCTATTAATAATGATACTCTTAAAAAATTAGGTATAACTCTACCTAGTGATTTGAAATAA
- a CDS encoding ABC transporter ATP-binding protein, translating to MLELKNINKTFYTELGHSKTVFDNLSLVANKGEFITIIGSNGAGKSTLLNIINGNVEVDSGSIELNGVDITNLKPHKRAKWISQVYQDPTLGTSPSMVVLENLSMAMNKGKPFNLHFGLDIKHIDYFNEQLKDLGLGLEKQLYTRVGSLSGGQRQCLSLLMATLKKPDILLLDEHTAALDPQTSQIILEKTKEIIEKNNLIAFMITHNMQDAIKYGNRLIMFHKGKIIFDIKGEEKENLTVEKLLNLFKQKELKLSDLSDKDLF from the coding sequence ATGTTAGAATTAAAAAATATTAATAAGACCTTTTATACAGAACTTGGCCATTCTAAAACTGTTTTTGATAATCTAAGCCTTGTAGCAAATAAGGGAGAATTTATAACAATAATAGGAAGTAATGGTGCTGGTAAATCTACTCTACTTAACATTATTAATGGAAATGTAGAAGTTGACTCTGGTAGTATAGAGTTAAATGGTGTTGATATAACTAACCTAAAGCCTCATAAAAGAGCTAAGTGGATTTCACAAGTATATCAAGACCCTACTCTAGGTACATCACCTTCTATGGTCGTTTTAGAAAATTTATCTATGGCTATGAATAAGGGTAAACCATTTAATCTACATTTTGGTCTTGATATTAAGCACATAGACTATTTTAATGAACAACTAAAAGACTTAGGTTTAGGTCTTGAAAAACAACTTTATACAAGAGTTGGTTCATTATCTGGAGGGCAAAGACAATGCTTATCACTTTTAATGGCTACATTAAAAAAACCTGATATCCTTTTACTAGATGAACATACAGCAGCCCTTGATCCACAAACTAGTCAAATAATATTAGAAAAGACAAAAGAAATTATTGAAAAGAATAATCTAATTGCCTTTATGATTACACATAATATGCAAGATGCTATTAAATATGGTAATAGATTAATAATGTTCCATAAAGGAAAGATAATATTCGATATTAAAGGTGAAGAAAAAGAAAACTTAACAGTTGAAAAATTGCTTAACCTATTTAAACAAAAAGAACTTAAATTATCAGATTTATCTGATAAAGATTTATTCTAA
- a CDS encoding metal ABC transporter solute-binding protein, Zn/Mn family, with protein MKKLFLLLIFSCCLAFSENLVLTNTQVAYTIGSMLTKDTNITVKDVYGTNGNMASDQLNTFKSAEVDKNLLKNAKAVIDLQRVWNDDVLYEQARRENIHVVEIDATYSYQNVSSLALLIANYNEGENKGVSNPYAYLNLNNLSKMYKIVAHDLIALFPQDKEKIEKNLDSSLKTLDGIIDDYNDIEGIDGVISTSEDLNYLVEYLNIYNTYVEYENITKDTVKKIMKDTGLKIFMTTRPFKKNIMDVISKNGGRVILIQTGYFPLEDENNDELSQKDGLINMLKDNLKQLKNR; from the coding sequence ATGAAAAAATTATTCTTACTTTTAATATTTTCATGTTGCCTTGCATTTTCAGAAAATTTAGTTTTGACTAACACACAAGTTGCATATACTATTGGTAGTATGCTTACTAAAGACACTAATATAACAGTAAAAGATGTATATGGAACTAATGGTAATATGGCAAGTGATCAATTAAATACATTTAAAAGTGCAGAAGTAGATAAGAATCTATTAAAAAATGCCAAAGCTGTTATAGACCTACAAAGAGTATGGAATGATGATGTCCTATATGAACAAGCAAGAAGAGAAAATATACATGTAGTAGAAATAGATGCTACATACTCTTATCAAAATGTATCTAGTCTTGCACTATTAATTGCAAATTACAATGAAGGAGAAAACAAGGGTGTAAGTAATCCTTATGCATATCTTAATTTAAATAACTTATCTAAGATGTATAAGATTGTTGCACACGACCTTATAGCCCTTTTCCCACAAGATAAAGAAAAGATAGAAAAAAATCTTGATAGTAGTCTTAAAACTTTAGATGGTATCATTGATGATTACAATGATATTGAAGGAATAGACGGTGTAATATCAACAAGCGAAGATTTAAACTACTTAGTTGAATATTTGAATATATATAACACATATGTAGAATATGAAAATATTACAAAAGATACTGTTAAAAAGATTATGAAAGATACTGGTTTAAAGATATTTATGACTACAAGACCATTTAAAAAGAATATTATGGATGTAATAAGCAAAAATGGTGGTAGAGTAATATTAATTCAAACTGGTTACTTCCCTCTTGAAGATGAAAATAACGATGAATTAAGTCAAAAAGATGGATTAATTAATATGTTAAAAGATAATTTAAAACAACTTAAAAATAGATAG
- a CDS encoding ABC transporter substrate-binding protein, whose protein sequence is MKKLIYLLILIPFFFTSCKKQEKAITIGIAKVVDHPSINEIEKGIKDGLKDKNIKIEVKSANGEIATADLIAKSFKMSNMSAVIGIGTLPSQALKSANTDTPVIFSCVTDPVSANLKGDNITGICDRLDTTYDELKLLKKAFPKVKNIGIIYSTSELNSLVHIKDIETSAKKLNLNVIKLGVTNSSEIPQVTTNLLNKADAIYVPIDNLVVANISYLITKANEKRKPLIASDSSSVKLGALFSIGLDYYELGKQTANILLEVLNGKKPSDIPVQMAKNTRLFVNKETEKLLNVKIGD, encoded by the coding sequence ATGAAAAAGCTAATATATCTTTTAATACTTATTCCTTTCTTTTTCACTTCATGTAAAAAGCAAGAAAAAGCTATTACAATAGGTATAGCAAAGGTTGTTGATCATCCATCAATAAATGAAATTGAAAAAGGAATAAAAGATGGTTTAAAAGATAAAAATATTAAAATTGAAGTTAAAAGTGCTAATGGAGAAATAGCTACTGCTGATTTAATCGCTAAAAGCTTTAAAATGAGCAATATGTCTGCTGTTATTGGTATAGGTACACTTCCTAGCCAAGCACTAAAAAGTGCAAATACAGATACACCTGTAATTTTCTCATGTGTTACAGATCCTGTTAGTGCTAACTTAAAAGGTGATAATATTACTGGTATTTGTGATAGACTTGATACTACTTATGATGAGTTAAAATTACTAAAAAAAGCTTTCCCTAAAGTAAAAAATATTGGTATTATTTATTCAACTTCAGAATTGAATTCTCTAGTACATATTAAAGATATTGAAACTAGTGCTAAAAAGTTAAATTTAAATGTTATAAAACTGGGGGTAACTAATTCATCTGAGATTCCACAAGTTACAACTAATTTGCTTAATAAGGCAGATGCAATATATGTACCTATAGATAATTTAGTTGTTGCTAATATATCTTATCTAATAACTAAAGCAAATGAAAAAAGAAAACCTTTAATTGCTTCTGATAGTTCATCAGTTAAATTAGGTGCTCTATTTTCAATAGGACTTGATTACTATGAATTAGGTAAACAAACTGCTAATATATTACTAGAAGTTTTAAATGGTAAAAAACCTAGTGATATTCCAGTGCAAATGGCAAAAAATACAAGACTTTTTGTAAATAAAGAAACAGAAAAATTATTAAACGTTAAAATAGGAGACTAG
- a CDS encoding ABC transporter permease produces MNELLIFINVIPESIKIGLIYSIMAMGVYITYKILDFPDLTVDGSFPLGGFVFAYFALSSYSPFVGLVFSIIAGAIAGLITGVFHVKCGIDKLLAGILTMITLYSVNARIVDKPSVFIDANKSIYGVISYEHHFLLFFIISIVLLALKVLYDYNIKKNKYVIKSFLIYVVILLVLCYYTYYTEDISMYLTVLIVFIIKLVMDYILTSKFGFILRALGDNENIVTGLGVNSDKLKILGLMLSNALVSLSGALFTQYIRVIDLSSSVGTMVIGLASIIFGLGIIKKSNIINHISIVIVGSIVYYIVINFALNSSGITEILLTALHFSEQTISKFSVKPTDVKIITALLLGIILAIDNKKKKKKVK; encoded by the coding sequence ATGAATGAACTATTAATTTTTATTAATGTCATCCCTGAGTCAATAAAAATTGGATTAATCTATTCAATTATGGCTATGGGGGTGTACATAACATACAAGATACTTGATTTCCCAGATTTAACAGTTGATGGATCATTTCCATTAGGAGGGTTTGTATTTGCATACTTTGCACTTAGTTCATATTCTCCCTTTGTAGGACTTGTATTCTCAATTATAGCGGGTGCTATTGCTGGACTTATTACTGGTGTTTTCCACGTTAAATGTGGTATAGACAAACTGTTAGCTGGTATCTTAACAATGATAACTCTTTACAGTGTTAATGCAAGAATTGTGGATAAACCTAGTGTATTTATTGATGCAAATAAGAGTATTTATGGAGTCATTTCATATGAACACCATTTCTTATTATTCTTTATAATAAGCATAGTCTTATTAGCTTTAAAAGTCCTATATGATTACAATATTAAAAAGAACAAATATGTTATTAAAAGCTTTTTAATCTATGTTGTCATACTATTAGTTCTTTGCTATTACACATACTATACAGAAGACATTAGTATGTATCTAACTGTATTAATCGTATTTATCATTAAGCTTGTAATGGATTACATACTAACATCAAAGTTTGGATTCATTTTAAGAGCTTTAGGTGATAATGAAAACATAGTAACAGGTCTTGGTGTTAACAGTGATAAATTAAAGATTTTAGGTCTTATGTTATCTAATGCCTTAGTTAGTTTATCAGGTGCCTTATTCACACAATACATACGTGTTATAGACCTATCATCTTCAGTAGGTACTATGGTTATTGGACTTGCCTCTATAATCTTTGGACTAGGTATAATTAAAAAGTCTAATATTATTAACCACATATCTATAGTAATTGTTGGATCTATTGTTTACTATATTGTAATTAACTTTGCACTTAACTCATCAGGAATAACAGAAATATTACTTACAGCATTACACTTTAGCGAACAAACAATATCTAAATTCTCAGTTAAACCGACAGACGTTAAGATAATAACAGCACTACTACTAGGTATAATACTTGCAATAGATAACAAGAAAAAGAAAAAGAAGGTGAAGTAG
- a CDS encoding ATP-binding protein → MEREIMNNLLFWKNKENRKPLILTGVRQCGKTYILKKFGEKHFKNCVYINLERDPQISDIFNYNFNVKRIIQDISNLCLIPEFDINTTLLIIDEIQFNPKAITSLKYFYEDLPQLAVMGAGSLLGVSIREEGASFPVGKVERLQMYPMNFKEFLFAIDNGTTINRINENKLDEPLPNYLLDKLNTEYTNYLFVGGMPEVVKSWINNKNLVEVNKIQDDIISGYENDFSRHCPKNELSNIKLIWHSIPEQLAKENNKFVFSRVKKSARAKDLEKSITWLIDAGLIHVVSKIKSPQIPLSFSNDSSAYKVYLSDVGLLTRIANFTLRSLMEKDEATGGFRGSLSENYINNELVSQGYKTYFWRSDNSAELDFFN, encoded by the coding sequence ATGGAACGTGAAATTATGAATAATCTTTTATTCTGGAAGAATAAAGAAAACAGGAAACCACTAATACTTACAGGTGTAAGACAATGTGGTAAAACATATATACTAAAAAAATTTGGGGAAAAACATTTTAAAAATTGTGTATATATCAATTTAGAAAGAGATCCTCAGATTTCTGATATATTTAATTACAATTTCAATGTAAAAAGAATAATTCAAGATATTAGTAATTTATGCTTAATACCTGAATTCGATATTAATACCACCTTATTAATAATAGACGAAATTCAATTTAATCCAAAAGCTATTACATCATTAAAATATTTTTATGAAGATTTACCTCAACTTGCGGTAATGGGTGCAGGGTCTCTTTTAGGTGTATCTATAAGAGAAGAAGGTGCTTCATTTCCAGTTGGTAAAGTTGAAAGATTACAAATGTATCCAATGAATTTTAAGGAATTCCTTTTTGCAATAGATAATGGAACTACAATTAATCGCATAAATGAAAACAAATTAGATGAACCCTTACCAAATTATTTACTAGATAAATTGAATACAGAATATACAAACTACCTTTTTGTAGGTGGAATGCCTGAAGTCGTAAAAAGTTGGATAAATAACAAAAACTTAGTTGAAGTGAATAAGATTCAAGATGACATAATTAGTGGATATGAAAATGACTTTTCAAGACATTGCCCAAAAAATGAATTATCTAATATAAAGTTAATTTGGCATTCAATACCTGAACAATTAGCAAAAGAAAACAACAAATTTGTTTTTTCAAGAGTAAAAAAGTCAGCTCGTGCAAAAGATTTAGAAAAGTCTATTACATGGCTTATTGACGCTGGATTAATACATGTAGTATCAAAAATTAAAAGTCCACAAATACCACTTTCTTTTTCTAATGACTCTTCTGCATATAAGGTATATTTATCTGATGTAGGTTTACTTACAAGAATAGCTAATTTTACACTTAGATCTTTAATGGAAAAGGATGAAGCAACTGGGGGATTTAGAGGATCTTTATCAGAAAACTATATTAACAACGAACTTGTATCTCAAGGATACAAAACATATTTTTGGAGATCAGATAATAGTGCAGAATTAGATTTTTTTAATTGA
- a CDS encoding metal ABC transporter solute-binding protein, Zn/Mn family encodes MKSFKSTVLILLGTFLCSFLGFSKYRVGITLLPYYSYTKNIVKDKMDVVPVIPSNVDVHTYHPTANDMKKLTNLDFIVVNGIGHDEFVKPMIRSAMKNNRKLKIINADTETSIMNVAGQKRGSTKNPHTFISITQSIQQIRYIAKRLGQYDPANKAYYNKNAMQYISKLRSIKNQELRKVRGCNLSNIKVATTHAGYDYLLNEFGLTVSLVIEPHHAQAPNASDLAYAINKIKKDHIAVLFDEEGGNPKNAMTLHNATGIKIAKLSHITKGNYTADSFENFIRHDLSNVATALKSISKGKR; translated from the coding sequence ATGAAATCATTCAAATCAACTGTACTTATTTTGTTAGGAACATTTCTATGTTCTTTTTTAGGATTTAGTAAATATAGGGTTGGAATAACTCTTTTACCATATTATAGTTATACAAAGAATATAGTAAAAGATAAGATGGATGTAGTTCCAGTTATACCTAGTAATGTTGACGTACATACATATCATCCAACAGCAAATGACATGAAAAAATTAACTAACTTAGACTTCATAGTAGTAAACGGTATAGGACATGATGAATTTGTAAAACCAATGATACGTTCTGCTATGAAGAATAATAGAAAATTAAAGATAATAAATGCAGACACTGAAACTTCTATAATGAACGTTGCAGGTCAAAAAAGAGGTTCTACAAAGAATCCACATACCTTTATTTCTATTACTCAAAGCATACAACAAATTAGATATATTGCTAAAAGATTAGGTCAATATGACCCAGCTAACAAGGCATACTATAACAAAAATGCAATGCAATATATTTCAAAATTAAGAAGTATAAAAAACCAAGAATTACGTAAAGTTAGAGGATGTAATCTATCTAATATTAAAGTTGCAACTACACACGCTGGTTATGACTACTTGTTAAATGAATTCGGTTTAACAGTTAGCCTAGTTATAGAACCACACCACGCACAAGCACCAAATGCTAGCGACCTTGCATATGCAATTAATAAGATTAAAAAAGATCATATAGCTGTGCTATTTGATGAAGAAGGTGGAAACCCTAAAAATGCTATGACTTTACATAATGCAACAGGTATAAAGATTGCAAAACTTTCACACATAACAAAAGGTAATTATACTGCTGACTCATTTGAAAACTTCATAAGACATGATTTATCAAATGTAGCTACTGCTTTAAAGAGCATTTCGAAAGGTAAAAGATGA
- a CDS encoding metal ABC transporter permease, with translation MLDSIRNFFMHLAEIGALPDYFKYAFVINSLLSALFIGPILGGLGTMVVTKRMAFFSESIGHAALTGIALGVLLGEPYESPYIMLFTYCVVFAILINFTRNRTKMSSDTLIGIFLSISIALGGTLIIFVSSKVNSHMLESVLFGSILTVSDRDLLVLFFSTILLILIVIPNFNKMLLSSFNTNVAVVKGVRVKLLEYLFILLITLVTVSSIKIIGASLVEALFLIPAASAKNLSKSIKSFFVYSIIFALISCILGILLPLYFDVTIPSGGSIILIAAVIFFITVIIKNLKRSLI, from the coding sequence ATGTTAGATTCAATTAGAAACTTTTTTATGCACCTTGCTGAAATAGGAGCTCTTCCCGATTATTTTAAATATGCTTTCGTAATTAATTCATTACTATCAGCATTATTCATTGGGCCCATCCTTGGAGGTCTAGGTACTATGGTCGTAACAAAAAGAATGGCATTCTTTTCTGAATCAATAGGGCATGCTGCTTTAACTGGTATAGCACTAGGTGTATTACTAGGAGAACCATATGAATCTCCATATATTATGCTATTCACATACTGTGTTGTTTTTGCTATACTAATCAATTTTACAAGAAATAGAACAAAGATGTCATCTGATACTTTGATAGGTATATTCTTATCTATCTCAATAGCACTAGGTGGTACACTTATCATCTTTGTTTCATCAAAAGTTAATTCGCATATGCTAGAAAGTGTATTGTTTGGATCAATACTAACTGTATCAGATAGAGACTTATTAGTCCTATTCTTCTCAACTATACTACTAATACTTATTGTTATTCCAAACTTTAATAAAATGCTTTTATCAAGTTTCAATACAAATGTAGCTGTAGTTAAAGGTGTTCGTGTTAAATTATTAGAATATCTGTTTATTCTTTTAATTACACTTGTTACTGTATCATCAATTAAAATTATTGGTGCATCTTTGGTCGAAGCTCTGTTTTTAATACCTGCTGCTTCTGCTAAGAATCTGTCAAAGTCTATTAAAAGCTTTTTTGTATATAGTATCATTTTTGCACTAATTAGCTGTATATTAGGTATATTACTTCCACTATACTTCGATGTTACTATACCATCTGGTGGTTCAATTATACTAATAGCAGCAGTAATTTTCTTTATTACAGTAATTATTAAAAATTTAAAAAGGAGCTTAATATGA
- a CDS encoding DUF6162 family protein has translation MVIIIKKELIKPASPKSETINIIITIILLILFAGILLHFTNTKHYTKSVTSTQISSIDLNNEEISIFTNLGLFAQDYKDLKSDNKDLSPKVLDEQLFYAPFCKDASWEDSGKHKWTMFTHENYVYYVGISSDKNIAGDFFLVINAKTFEYKIRYTKNFKDYDKLSNNKETLAHAINQFKEIVAYTGDDLAKETKGN, from the coding sequence GTGGTGATTATAATAAAAAAGGAACTTATAAAACCTGCTAGCCCGAAGTCGGAAACTATAAATATTATTATTACAATAATTTTATTGATTCTCTTCGCAGGTATTTTATTACATTTTACAAACACAAAGCATTATACTAAATCTGTGACTAGCACTCAGATATCTAGTATAGATTTAAATAATGAAGAAATTTCGATATTTACGAATTTAGGACTTTTCGCACAAGATTACAAAGATCTAAAGAGCGATAATAAGGACCTAAGTCCTAAGGTATTGGATGAACAGTTATTCTACGCACCTTTTTGCAAAGATGCGTCATGGGAAGATTCTGGTAAACACAAATGGACCATGTTTACACATGAAAATTATGTGTACTATGTGGGTATCAGTTCTGATAAGAACATTGCTGGAGATTTCTTCTTGGTTATTAACGCCAAAACCTTTGAATACAAAATTAGATACACAAAAAACTTTAAAGATTATGACAAATTAAGTAACAATAAAGAAACCTTGGCACATGCTATTAATCAATTTAAAGAAATTGTCGCCTACACTGGTGATGATTTAGCAAAGGAAACGAAAGGAAATTAA
- a CDS encoding metal ABC transporter ATP-binding protein: protein MKGIQIEIKNLSLNLGNTHILNNINLLIKRGEINCIVGPNGGGKTSLIRCILGQVPYDGEIYLEYEENKKIGYVPQFIEFERSLPITVEDFLMLCYQRTPAFLGVTKKNKSYFDEILTEVGLQDKRKRLLGNLSGGELQRLLLAQAINPRPNLLILDEPFSGIDAIGEEYFMKVIKKLKKEGITILWIHHNIKQVREMADTVTCIKKEVFFSGDPKTELTDERLLDIYV from the coding sequence ATAAAAGGAATACAAATTGAGATAAAAAATCTTTCATTAAATTTAGGTAATACTCATATATTAAATAACATCAATCTTTTAATAAAGCGTGGAGAAATTAACTGCATTGTTGGTCCAAATGGTGGTGGTAAAACTTCTCTTATCCGTTGTATACTAGGACAAGTTCCTTATGATGGTGAAATTTACCTAGAATATGAAGAAAACAAAAAAATAGGTTACGTACCTCAATTTATAGAATTTGAAAGAAGTCTACCTATAACTGTTGAAGATTTCTTAATGTTATGTTATCAAAGAACTCCAGCATTTTTAGGTGTTACAAAGAAAAATAAGTCATATTTTGACGAAATATTAACTGAAGTTGGACTTCAAGATAAAAGAAAAAGACTTTTAGGTAATTTATCTGGTGGTGAATTACAAAGATTGCTATTAGCACAAGCAATTAATCCTCGTCCAAATCTATTAATACTAGATGAACCATTCTCTGGTATAGATGCTATTGGTGAGGAATACTTTATGAAAGTTATTAAAAAATTAAAAAAAGAAGGAATTACTATATTATGGATACACCATAATATAAAGCAAGTACGTGAAATGGCTGACACTGTAACTTGTATAAAAAAAGAAGTATTCTTCTCAGGAGATCCAAAAACTGAATTAACTGATGAAAGATTATTAGATATTTACGTATAA
- a CDS encoding ABC transporter substrate-binding protein: protein MKKIFIILLLPLLVLSCLGKPKKDTKVNGVIKIGISKVVAHPSLDLVEKGIKDVLEGKNIQIEVKTANGELATADLIAKNFKISGKNAVIGIGTLSSQSLKNINDTTPVLFSAVSSPEDANLLAKNVTGTSDKLVCVDKQLKLLVKCFPNIKKIGVLYSNSELNSVSQVNEIEKQAKKLGLSVVRGGATNSSEIPQVAKNVLERVDALYIPTDNLMVANISYLIDEANKVKKPLIASEPSSVKQGALFSYGVDYYELGKKTGSILLEILNGKKPSDIPYVTAEPKLYVNKETEKLLNVVIQE from the coding sequence ATGAAGAAAATATTTATTATTCTATTACTTCCCTTATTAGTATTATCGTGCCTCGGTAAACCTAAAAAAGATACTAAAGTAAATGGTGTTATAAAAATTGGAATATCTAAAGTTGTAGCACATCCATCACTAGACCTAGTTGAAAAAGGTATAAAAGATGTTTTAGAGGGAAAAAATATACAAATAGAGGTCAAAACTGCAAATGGAGAACTTGCAACAGCTGATTTAATAGCTAAAAACTTTAAAATTAGTGGTAAAAACGCTGTCATTGGTATAGGTACATTATCAAGCCAATCGCTTAAAAATATTAATGACACTACACCAGTATTATTCAGTGCTGTATCTAGTCCTGAAGATGCCAACTTATTAGCTAAGAATGTAACTGGTACATCTGATAAATTAGTTTGTGTTGACAAACAATTAAAACTACTTGTAAAGTGTTTTCCTAATATAAAGAAAATAGGGGTACTTTATTCAAACTCTGAATTGAATTCTGTATCACAAGTAAATGAAATAGAAAAACAAGCAAAAAAATTAGGACTTAGCGTTGTACGTGGAGGTGCAACAAATTCTAGTGAAATACCTCAAGTAGCAAAAAATGTATTAGAAAGAGTTGATGCTTTATACATTCCAACAGATAATCTAATGGTTGCTAATATATCTTACTTAATAGATGAGGCTAATAAAGTTAAAAAACCATTAATAGCTTCTGAACCATCATCAGTAAAACAAGGTGCATTATTCTCTTATGGTGTTGATTATTACGAATTAGGTAAAAAAACTGGTTCTATATTATTAGAAATATTAAATGGTAAAAAGCCTTCTGATATACCTTATGTAACTGCAGAACCTAAGCTATATGTCAATAAAGAAACAGAAAAATTACTAAACGTAGTCATACAAGAATAG